A genome region from Flavobacterium sp. CFS9 includes the following:
- a CDS encoding acetyltransferase codes for MLIVGAKGFAKEVLEVVYQLDQLEDLVFYDDVNVDIKGTLYNKFTILKNTEEVSSYFKTIDNRFTIGIGGPVLRKKMYDKFTALGGIFTSTISPLSNIGNFGNEIEIGCNIMTGTVITSDVTIKKGSLVNLNCTIGHDSILGEFVELSPGVSISGNCIIGAYSLLGTNSTVLPKVTIGKNVIVGAGAVVTKDVPDNSMVVGIPGKIIKELESLDF; via the coding sequence ATGCTAATTGTAGGTGCAAAAGGTTTTGCTAAGGAAGTTTTAGAAGTAGTTTATCAATTAGACCAACTTGAAGATTTGGTTTTCTATGACGATGTAAATGTTGACATAAAAGGTACTTTGTATAATAAATTTACCATTCTAAAAAATACAGAAGAAGTATCGTCTTATTTTAAAACAATCGATAATAGATTTACAATAGGAATAGGTGGTCCTGTTTTAAGAAAAAAAATGTATGATAAATTTACCGCTTTGGGAGGCATTTTTACCTCAACTATAAGTCCTTTATCCAACATAGGTAATTTTGGAAATGAAATCGAAATTGGTTGTAATATCATGACAGGTACAGTTATAACCTCTGATGTTACTATAAAAAAAGGATCTTTAGTGAATTTGAACTGTACAATTGGTCATGATTCGATATTAGGAGAATTTGTAGAACTTTCTCCAGGAGTAAGTATTTCCGGAAATTGTATCATTGGTGCGTATTCTCTTTTGGGAACAAATTCTACAGTCTTACCAAAAGTTACAATTGGTAAAAATGTTATTGTTGGAGCCGGAGCGGTAGTTACCAAAGATGTTCCGGATAATTCAATGGTAGTAGGAATACCCGGAAAGATCATAAAAGAACTAGAATCATTAGATTTTTAA
- a CDS encoding glycosyltransferase family 4 protein — MNVFRVIRRKLGNNLPVIKYLYHQGFFFPYKGLIKNDVLIFDDIFPHPASGFRLEEFRHVFENFEKSKVIVEPTAYRIVGTPVENHQNHINEFEEQYKSLKNKIKLRKGFVNINSKLFYCVFINNIFRNLSWLEKHKIPFVFTLYPGGGFQLNEIPSDDKLKKVFLSPMFRKVIVTQKITHAYLLDKKLCDPEKIEFIFGGVVPQVSLKKDLKEKKNYLDNKTTFDICFCAAKYMSKGEDKGYDVFIEFAMEIANKYDFIKFHVVGGFTEEDIDIAPIKDKISFYGYQNFESLGAIYKNMDILISPNKAFILGKGAFDGFPLGTVVEAALNGVVVLITDELKQNNAFVPDIDLILIESKKESIIKQVIKLIENPERLYAISNNGRSKFENVYSNEIQMSPRIALLQNEIARNIK, encoded by the coding sequence ATGAATGTTTTTAGAGTTATCAGACGTAAATTAGGAAATAATTTACCTGTAATTAAATACCTTTATCATCAAGGTTTTTTTTTCCCTTACAAGGGTTTGATAAAAAATGATGTCTTAATTTTTGATGATATTTTTCCCCATCCTGCTTCTGGTTTTAGACTTGAAGAATTTAGACATGTATTTGAAAACTTTGAAAAATCAAAAGTTATAGTTGAACCTACAGCTTATCGTATTGTAGGTACTCCGGTTGAAAATCATCAAAATCATATAAATGAGTTTGAAGAGCAGTATAAATCATTAAAGAATAAAATAAAGCTCAGAAAAGGATTTGTTAATATAAATAGTAAACTGTTCTACTGTGTTTTTATTAATAACATTTTCAGGAACTTAAGCTGGTTGGAAAAACATAAAATACCTTTTGTTTTTACTTTATATCCTGGTGGCGGATTTCAGTTAAATGAAATTCCAAGTGATGATAAATTAAAAAAAGTTTTTCTCTCACCAATGTTTCGTAAGGTTATTGTAACACAAAAAATTACTCATGCTTATTTATTAGATAAAAAACTGTGTGATCCTGAAAAAATAGAATTTATTTTTGGCGGAGTTGTTCCGCAAGTATCTTTAAAAAAAGATTTGAAGGAGAAAAAAAACTATTTAGACAACAAAACAACTTTTGATATTTGCTTTTGTGCTGCTAAATATATGTCAAAGGGCGAAGATAAAGGATACGATGTTTTCATAGAATTTGCCATGGAAATTGCTAATAAATATGATTTTATAAAATTTCATGTGGTTGGCGGTTTTACAGAGGAGGACATTGATATAGCACCAATTAAGGATAAAATCAGTTTTTATGGATATCAAAATTTTGAATCTTTAGGAGCAATATATAAAAATATGGATATCTTAATTTCTCCAAATAAAGCCTTTATTTTAGGAAAAGGAGCATTTGATGGCTTTCCTTTGGGGACAGTTGTAGAAGCAGCTTTAAATGGCGTAGTTGTATTGATTACAGATGAATTAAAACAAAATAATGCTTTTGTTCCAGATATAGACCTTATTTTAATAGAAAGTAAAAAAGAATCAATTATAAAGCAGGTAATAAAATTAATAGAGAATCCGGAAAGATTATATGCAATTTCGAACAATGGCAGGTCTAAATTTGAAAACGTATATTCAAATGAAATTCAGATGTCGCCTAGAATTGCATTACTTCAAAACGAAATTGCAAGAAATATAAAATGA
- a CDS encoding ABC transporter permease → MNNNSPNDWLFEITPKNKFFTLNLKEVWQYRDLLLLFVKRDVITVYKQTVLGPLWYLIQPLFTSVTFTIIFNNVAGIETGTVPPFLFNLAGITVWNYFTACLTGTSDTFKANAAIFGKVYFPRIITPLSVVISNLVKFGIQFLIFIGFYVFYYFQGADLSLNGLVLFFPVLIIIMGILGLGLGMLISAMVTKYRDFSHLIGFGIQLLMYLSAVMYPMVLIKDKLPAYGWLVVYNPLAYIIETARYMLLDVGEVSILGLSYTFVVTIAVFFIGLLIFNKTEKSFIDTV, encoded by the coding sequence ATGAACAACAATAGCCCCAATGATTGGTTGTTTGAAATAACACCTAAAAATAAGTTCTTTACGCTAAACTTAAAAGAAGTTTGGCAGTATCGGGACTTGTTACTTCTTTTCGTAAAACGTGACGTCATCACGGTATATAAGCAAACTGTTTTAGGTCCGCTCTGGTATTTGATTCAGCCATTGTTTACTTCAGTAACCTTTACAATAATATTCAATAATGTTGCTGGAATTGAGACAGGAACTGTTCCTCCATTTTTATTTAATCTGGCAGGAATAACAGTTTGGAATTACTTCACTGCTTGTCTTACAGGAACATCAGACACTTTTAAGGCTAATGCCGCGATTTTTGGAAAAGTATATTTTCCCAGAATCATCACTCCTCTATCTGTCGTAATTTCAAATCTTGTCAAGTTCGGAATTCAATTTTTAATTTTTATTGGGTTCTATGTTTTCTATTATTTTCAAGGAGCAGATTTAAGTTTAAATGGTCTTGTTTTATTTTTTCCTGTTTTAATAATCATAATGGGAATTTTAGGATTAGGTCTGGGAATGCTTATTTCAGCAATGGTTACAAAATATCGTGACTTTAGTCATTTAATTGGTTTCGGTATACAATTATTGATGTATTTGTCAGCAGTAATGTATCCGATGGTACTTATTAAAGATAAATTACCGGCTTATGGCTGGCTTGTTGTGTATAATCCATTAGCTTATATTATTGAAACAGCACGTTATATGCTTTTAGATGTTGGAGAAGTTTCAATTTTAGGATTATCCTATACTTTTGTTGTCACCATTGCAGTATTTTTCATTGGACTTTTAATTTTCAATAAAACTGAAAAGAGTTTTATTGATACGGTCTAA
- a CDS encoding polysaccharide ABC transporter ATP-binding protein encodes MEKDIILKAENVSKQYRLGEVGTGTLSHDINRWWHKIRGKEDPYLKIGETNDRSVKGNSDYVWALQDINFEVERGEVLGIIGKNGAGKSTLLKILSKVTAPTTGIIKSRGRIASLLEVGTGFNGEMTGRENIFLNGAILGMTKKEISSKLAEIIEFSGCERYIDTPVKRYSSGMTVRLAFAVAAFLEPEILVVDEVLAVGDAEFQKKAIGKMQDISKGEGRTVLFVSHNMAAVKSLCTRGIVLENGTVKFNGDINDALDVYNSNLSDLVTTIKWEVDEAPGNLNAKITSIKLIAEKDSFFIENQIRLEIEYINFIENHLLNCSISIFDDKEVYVLASPNLERTPLGKGTYKSVCTIPENLLNKGRYFFTIILVGNNFEIITQLDKMISVDLEEEGIHRKDYFGYWGGTVRPYLNWENTQIVG; translated from the coding sequence TTGGAAAAAGATATAATATTAAAAGCTGAAAACGTTTCTAAACAATACCGTTTAGGAGAAGTAGGTACAGGAACCCTGAGTCATGATATTAATCGTTGGTGGCATAAGATTAGAGGAAAGGAAGATCCATATCTGAAAATAGGGGAGACAAATGATCGCTCTGTTAAAGGTAATTCAGATTATGTCTGGGCTTTGCAGGATATTAACTTTGAAGTGGAACGAGGTGAAGTTTTGGGTATCATTGGTAAAAATGGAGCAGGAAAATCTACTCTTTTAAAAATACTTTCAAAAGTTACAGCTCCAACTACCGGAATTATAAAATCCCGTGGTCGTATAGCTTCGTTATTAGAGGTTGGTACAGGCTTTAATGGTGAAATGACCGGAAGAGAAAACATTTTTTTAAATGGTGCTATTTTAGGAATGACCAAAAAGGAAATTTCGTCAAAATTGGCTGAAATAATTGAGTTCTCGGGTTGTGAACGTTATATTGATACACCTGTAAAAAGATATAGTTCCGGTATGACCGTTAGATTGGCTTTTGCCGTAGCGGCATTTTTGGAGCCCGAAATTTTGGTAGTTGATGAGGTTTTGGCAGTTGGAGATGCCGAATTTCAGAAAAAAGCTATCGGTAAGATGCAGGATATTTCAAAAGGTGAAGGTCGTACGGTTTTATTTGTGAGTCATAATATGGCGGCTGTAAAGAGTTTGTGTACTAGAGGGATAGTTTTAGAGAATGGAACTGTAAAATTTAATGGGGATATTAATGATGCTCTAGATGTATATAATTCTAATCTATCCGATCTTGTTACTACTATAAAATGGGAGGTTGATGAAGCCCCTGGAAATTTAAACGCTAAAATAACATCTATAAAACTTATCGCAGAAAAAGATTCTTTTTTTATTGAAAATCAAATTAGATTAGAAATCGAGTATATAAATTTTATTGAAAATCATTTACTTAATTGTTCTATATCTATTTTTGATGATAAAGAGGTGTATGTTTTAGCTTCCCCCAATTTAGAAAGAACACCTTTAGGAAAAGGAACCTATAAAAGTGTCTGCACTATTCCTGAAAATCTTTTAAATAAAGGTAGATACTTTTTTACAATAATATTAGTGGGTAATAATTTTGAGATTATTACTCAACTCGATAAAATGATTTCTGTAGATCTTGAAGAAGAAGGAATTCATAGAAAAGATTATTTTGGGTATTGGGGAGGAACTGTTCGACCATATTTAAATTGGGAGAATACTCAAATAGTAGGATAA
- a CDS encoding DegT/DnrJ/EryC1/StrS family aminotransferase: MINVTKTFLPPLEEYNKQVQRAWDNEWLTNRGELVLELEEKLKSYLKVSNIILTNNGTIPLQIALKLLGENGEIITTPFSYVATTAAIVWENCTPVFVDIHPEYLSIDETKIEAAITSKTTAILATHVFGNPCNVNAIEIIAKKHNLKVIYDAAHSFAVTYNGQSIFDFGDINTCSFHATKLFHTGEGGAMFANDLNLSNKLFHSHNFGHNGPLSFHGLGINGKMSELQAALGLAVLPYMEEIMSERKKVVNYYNSKLDLSRIQTLKIRENTTWNYSYYPLIFESEELLLKVQKELNENEIFSRRYFYPSLNTIEYTGGESMPISESIASRIMCLPLYVGLKEQDLFKIISIINNIVC; encoded by the coding sequence ATGATAAATGTAACAAAAACTTTTCTTCCTCCTTTAGAAGAATACAACAAGCAGGTACAGCGTGCCTGGGATAACGAATGGTTAACTAATAGAGGAGAACTTGTTTTAGAATTGGAAGAAAAGTTAAAGAGCTATTTAAAGGTTTCTAATATTATTTTAACAAATAACGGAACAATACCACTACAAATTGCATTGAAACTATTAGGAGAAAATGGAGAAATTATTACAACTCCATTTAGTTATGTAGCCACTACTGCTGCAATTGTTTGGGAAAATTGTACCCCTGTTTTTGTAGATATTCATCCAGAGTATTTATCAATTGATGAAACTAAGATAGAAGCAGCTATCACATCAAAAACAACTGCAATATTGGCAACGCATGTTTTTGGGAATCCATGTAATGTAAATGCAATTGAAATTATTGCAAAAAAACATAATCTGAAAGTAATTTATGACGCTGCACATTCCTTTGCGGTGACTTATAATGGGCAATCTATATTTGATTTTGGAGATATTAATACTTGTAGTTTTCATGCAACCAAATTATTTCATACAGGAGAAGGAGGAGCCATGTTTGCTAACGATCTAAATTTAAGTAACAAATTATTTCATAGTCATAATTTTGGACATAACGGGCCATTGTCATTTCATGGGTTAGGAATAAATGGTAAGATGTCTGAATTGCAGGCTGCACTAGGACTGGCCGTTTTACCTTATATGGAGGAAATAATGTCAGAAAGAAAAAAAGTAGTTAATTATTACAATTCGAAATTGGATTTGTCCAGAATCCAAACTTTAAAAATAAGAGAGAATACCACTTGGAATTATAGTTATTACCCCTTAATTTTTGAGAGTGAAGAGCTATTATTAAAAGTTCAAAAAGAGTTAAATGAAAATGAAATTTTTAGTAGACGTTATTTTTATCCTTCTTTAAATACTATTGAATATACAGGAGGGGAGTCAATGCCAATATCCGAAAGCATTGCCTCCAGAATTATGTGTTTACCATTATACGTTGGTTTAAAGGAACAAGATTTATTTAAAATAATTTCGATAATAAATAATATAGTATGCTAA